From Chitinophagales bacterium:
GAGAAACGGCAATAAATACACCCCCATTACCATTGGCAAGAAAGCCATCTATACTGATTATAAAGCGATGACGGGTCGGGTCAAAAATAATGTGAGGATCGTAAAAAAAATATGCGCCAGCAACATTAAAGAAGGTAGTAATGCCTACTGTTTTTATAAACGTTCCGAACTTGTTGTAAATATTAAATTGCTGATTAGTAGTTTCCATAATCAAGCTGTCTCCCGCAGCACCATTGATATCAGGAGGTATAAGCGTTCCGTTATCGAGCACACCATTAAAAACCAGATTTGGTGACGGTGATGTGCTTCTGCTTTTATGGGCCGGAATGGTTATATTGAATTTAGAAGCTTTTCCTGTTACAGGCTGTGGTTTAAATCTGAAATCCTTATCACGGTCTTCCCCTTGTTCAATAAAGCGTTTTTTGTACTTCGCCGGATTCTGCTTTTCCTCATCTGCAAGCGCACTAAAATTTATAACATAGGGCTTGCCTATTTTTATTTGTTTTTGAGAAACTTGCTGTGCATGAACCGTAAAGCCCATTGCAATCACCGTAATGCATATCAATGAAAAAAGCGGAAAAATTCTGTTCATATTAGAAGTTAAAAGGAGGTTAAATGTAAATAGAATATAGTTGCTGCGTATAAAATATAATCTTTCAATAGCGGGAAACCTTAGATGATTTTTAAAAGTAAAACATTATTTGCAATTAATTAATTGGTTAAGGTAAACCGTTTAATTGCATTGAAAATTCGGAAAGAAGAAATTCCGTTATGGGATTAAATTACCTTCGACAATGGACTCTACGCACTGCCCAATCTTTTCAAATACGATAAATGTGATTTAAAAGCTTTAAAGAGGGAAGAATATTCATTATACTGTACTTTATGCTCTTTGCACGTTTCTTCTACCAGCTTCCTGATTTTGGAATAATGGATATGACTTACTTTAGGAAATAAGTGATGCTCGACCTGGAAGTTCAATCCACCTACGAGCCATGATATCACTTTGCTGTTGGTTGCAAAATCAGCAGTGGTGCGCACCTGATGGATTGCCCATTCATGCTCAATACGTTTTGAATTTGTATCTGGTTTAGGAAAAGATGTTGCTTCCACAATATGGGCCATCTGGAAAATAATACTGATAAATAGTCCGCATACCCCTGCAGCTATCAGGTAACCGACCAGTGTAGGCACAAGACCAACCATAAATACAGGCAGCACCATGTAAATGCCGAAATAAAAAAACTTCGTGATCCAGAAGATAAGATGTTCCCTTAAGCTAAAAGTGTGCTGCTCCGCTCCTGGTGCCATCCTGCCTGTAAAATATTTCTGAAAATCTGCAATAAGAACCCATGCCAGGTAGGTAAGTGAATAAAAAAAGATCCAATAGAAATGCTGGTATTTATGAAACCAGTACCGTGGCTGATTTTCATCCACACGCATAAAAGGGCTGAGGTTAATATCATGGTCTTCACCGCTGATGTTAGTATACGTATGGTGGCTGATGTTATGCTTCAGTTTCCAGAAGTGGCTGTTGCCTCCCATCAGGTTAAGTGAATAAGCAGAAACAGTGTTAAGCCATTTATACCTGGAAATGCTTTGGTGTCCGGCTTCGTGCATAATATTAAAACCTATAAGCGCGAAGTCAATTCCTAAAATGGCACAAAGAAAAACGGAAATAATGGCCGGAGGGGTAAAAAAAACAAGAAGAATATAAAGCCCTATCAACGTGCCGATAAATAATATATTTTTAAAAAATAGCGCGCGGTTACCTGATGGATGAATCTTTTTATTTTCGAAAATTGCATCCACTTTTTTTTTCAGGGAAAGAAAAAAAGGATTTGGCTTGTTATTGAAACTGACTTTCGACATCTAATTTGACCCTTATTTGCTTTGAAGAAATTGCATTGCTAACAGTACAAGGCTTATAAAGTTCATAATTAAAATATGTAATACTGGCTTGTACAATTGTAATGTTTAACGAAGATAGCATTCATTTAGTTTTTCTACTCATTTTGTGCAAATTCATTCTTAAAAAAAGCAAATTGGTTTTTTCTTATGAAGCAACCTTTTCACGGTACTTTCGTTTCTTAAAAAAAATCAAGTATGTCAGAAACAAAAGCATATGCTGCACAATCAGCTACAACACCCTTAGTACTTTGGACAATTGAAAGAAGAAATCCAAAGCCACACGATGTGCAGATCGATATTCTTTATTGCGGAGTTTGCCACAGCGATCTTCATACCGCACGCAATGAATGGGGTGGCACCATGTACCCAGCCGTTCCGGGACATGAGATAGTAGGCCGCGTAACAAAAGTTGGGTCTCATGTAAATAGGTTTAAAGAAGGTGATCTTGCCGCCATCGGATGCCTTGTAGACAGCTGCCGCGAATGCGAAAATTGTAAAGAAGGCCTTGAGCAATATTGTATTAACGGGATGGTAGGAACTTACAATGGAAAAGAAAAGGATGGCAGTGGCAATACCTACGGCGGGTACAG
This genomic window contains:
- a CDS encoding acyl-CoA desaturase encodes the protein MSKVSFNNKPNPFFLSLKKKVDAIFENKKIHPSGNRALFFKNILFIGTLIGLYILLVFFTPPAIISVFLCAILGIDFALIGFNIMHEAGHQSISRYKWLNTVSAYSLNLMGGNSHFWKLKHNISHHTYTNISGEDHDINLSPFMRVDENQPRYWFHKYQHFYWIFFYSLTYLAWVLIADFQKYFTGRMAPGAEQHTFSLREHLIFWITKFFYFGIYMVLPVFMVGLVPTLVGYLIAAGVCGLFISIIFQMAHIVEATSFPKPDTNSKRIEHEWAIHQVRTTADFATNSKVISWLVGGLNFQVEHHLFPKVSHIHYSKIRKLVEETCKEHKVQYNEYSSLFKAFKSHLSYLKRLGSA